The DNA segment TTGTAGAGGTGAAGCCCCTGCAGTCTGGGGGTCCGGAGCTGCTGCTGAGCCTGCGCCCCCCTCCAGCAGCAGAGGGGGTTGTAGAGGTGAAGCCCCTGCAGTCTGGGGGTCCGGAGCTGCTGCTGAGCCTGCGCCCCCCTCCAGCAGCAGAGGGGGTTGTAGAGGTGAAGCCCCTGCAGTCTGGGGGTCCGGAGCTGCTGCTGTGACCCTGGGGACCCCGGTGCTGAGCCTGCGCCCCCCTCTAGCAGCAGAGGGGGTTGTAGAGGTGAAGCCCCTGCAGTCTGGGGGTCCGGAGCTGCTGCTGTGACCGCTGGGGACCCCGGTGCTGAGCCTGCGCCCCCCTCCAGCAGCAGAGGGGGTTGTAGAGGTGAAGCCACTGTAGTCGGAGGGGAAGGGCAGGAACTTATTTTGGGGCCAAAACGTTGTAGTCAAATATTCCAGGACTTGGAAACCCCCCAGGGTCCGCGGTGGGAAGAGAAGAACCTTCTGGGCCCGGCGTTACCAGCGCTGCTCCAGTATTTCTGGCACCCGGTCCCAGTGCGGCCGCTCTTATGGCGAGGGGGGAAGAGCTCAATCCTCCTCACTTCTCTTCCCCGGGCTCCAGGCGGCCGTGTGGATGTAGCCTCACCCCGAACAGGGAACAACACAGAAAGTAAAGATTCTGGGAAATGGCACTAATACCCCATGAGGAAACTCACCGGACTGAGCGGGACTGGTGACCCCCCCAGAATTTCTGGCCAGACACAAAGCCCCAAACTGGAAGCTCTGACCCAGAGCAGGACAAGTACCCCGTCCTCATGGAATATGGAAAAACCCCTTAAAACTCCTTTAGTTTaaagggtcgtccactttcagcaaataattgatattaaagttatataatttttcactttactttctggatcaattcctcaccattttctagatctctgcttgctgtcctgctatacaaATCTTCTATGTGTACTTCCCCTggttagaaatctgtccctggtcatgtgatgtcacacaggtgcacggctcattatattgctggtcatgtgatgtcacacaggtgcacggctcatgatattgctggtcatgtgatgttacacaggtgcacggctcattatattgctggtcatgtgatgttacacaggtgcacggctcattatattgctggtcatgtgatgtcacacaggtgcacggctcattatattgctggtcatgtgatgtcacacaggtgcacggctcattatattgctggtcatgtgatgtcacacaggtgcacggctcgttatatcccaggtcatgtgatgtcacacaggtgcaggagctgTTATTATCGCAGAGTAATGATGTAACAGCTCTTGCATGtctatcacaagaccatggacagattgctATACAGTGGTAAGAAGCTGAAACTTTctacagcaggacagcaagcagagatctagagaagtgGGGAAGTAGCAGAAATAGCAGAGGAAATGGGGCTCAGTATAAATAATATAGTGTACGGGAACATTGTGCAACTTCTCCTTACATAAACGAGATCAGGAAatatcccatcaaaatccatcgtgataaaccagggacatgacTCCTAGATCCAGGGACTGTCCTTCCTCCtactatcaacttttataattatgctaatgagccagactcTAGGGGTtttgccagagcccctcagtgctgtagcttcacaggctgttacactgtcttgatGTAATCTCGCTGTAGCACAGGAAGTTtctgcacacagtgggagggggatagTGGTGAGGGAGGGAGAAGCAATGCAATGCCCTGTAAAGCCGCATCACAGAGGGACCaggggagcccctcaggctcattagcataatgttaaaagttgattataaaaggaaggagacaatggataacagatataagaagatcccacggTGTCAGGTCTGGATCTACAAGTCGTGATATATTCAGTGGTAGCACCCATACAATGAGTACAGAGCACCCCCATTACGtggcagcacagcgccctctACTGCCAGGGTTTCTCCCCTATAGAGAATATACATCCTGTGGGAGAGGACCCTTTAATGACCTGGATATGTGACATATAAAGGACCCGTGGATGTGCTGAGCGTTGCTCGGGGGTCAGTATTATATTACAGTCCATACAGATAAAGGGGGGGTCCTGCTCCAGCGACTTCCATTGTGGGAGGAGTTCAGGGTCCCCTTCCCCCATGGCTATGAGCTGAGATACTCGGGGGGCCGGTGTCCCACCATATCTGTAGTCCACACCATGTCcgtcctctgtgctgtgaccagcgcctcctGCACTTCTGCCTCAAACTGAAGCGTTTTCTCAGCGTCTCTTATCAGGGCGTCCTCCGGCCTCATCTCCAAATCCAGGTAACACTCCAGCGGGAAGGGGTAGATGACCAGCCGCAGGTCCGCCAGGTGCAGGGAGCGCAGCAGCAGCGCCTTAATACCCCGACCCGACACCGGGTTATCTAACAGTCCCAGGTaacggaggcagcggcagcggccgAGCACCGGAGTCAGCGCCGCCAGGGCAGAGTCATCCAACTTACACTCCATCACATCCAGGTACAGGAGCGAGGAGGAGGCCGAGTCCAGGAGCCGCAGGAACGGCTGCAGGAGGACGTCACACAGATTGTTACCGCTCATATCTAACTTCCTGAGAGATGAGACATGGACGCTCTGCGAGAGGTAATACAGATCTGCAGGGAGGAGGTAACAGAACGCCAGCTCCAGGCTCTCCAGGGGCGTCCCCAAACCCCTGCAACAAGGagagaacagtgagtgcagctctggagtataatacaggatgtaactcaggatcagtacaggataagtaatgtcatgtatgtacacagtgactgcaccagcagcagatagtgagtgcagctctggagtataatacaggatgtaactcaggatcagtacaggataagtaatgtcatgtatgtacacagtgactgcaccggcacgagaatactgagtgcagctctggagtataatacaggatgtaactcaggatcagtacaggataagtaatgtcatgtatgtacacagtgactacaccagcagcagaatagtgagtgcagctctggggtataatacaggatgtaactcaggatcagtacaggataggtaatgtcatgtatgtacacagtgactgcaccagcagcagaatagtgagtgcagctctggagtataatacaggatgtaactcaggatcagtacaggataagtaatgtcatgtatgtacacagtgactgcaccagcagcagaatagtgagtgcagctctggagtataatacaggatgtaactcaggatcagtacaggataagtaatgtcatgtatgtacacagtgactgcaccagcagcagaatagtgagtgcagctctggggtataatacagggtgtaactcaggatcagtacaggataagtaatgtcatgtaagtacacagtgactgcaccagcagcagaatagtgagtgcagctttggagtataatacaggatgtaactcaggatcagtacaggataagtaatgtcatgtatgtacacagtgactgcaccagcagcagaatagtgagtgcagctctggagtataatacaggatgtaactcaggatcagtacaggataagtaatgtcatgtatgtacacagtgactgcaccagcagcagaatagtgagtgcagctctggagtataatacaggatgtaactcaggatcagtacaggataagtaatgtcatgtatgtacacagtgactgcaccaccagcagcagaatagtgactgcagctctggagtataatacaggatgtaactcaggatcagtacaggataagtaatgtcatgtatgtacacagtgactgcaccagcagcagaatagtgagtgcagctctggggtataatacaggatgtaactcaggatcagtacaggataagtaatgtcatgtatgtacacagtggctgcaccagcagcagaatagtgagtgcagctctggagtataatacaggatgtaactcaggatcagtacaggataagtaatgtcatgtatgtacacagtgactgcaccagcagcagaatagtgagtgcagctctggggtataatacaggatgtaactcaggatcagtacaggataagtaatgtcatgtatgtacacagtgactgcaccagcagcagaatagtgagtgcagctctggggtataatacagggtgtaactcaggatcagtacagaataagtaatgtcatgtaagtacacagtgactgcaccagcagcagaatagtgagtgcagctttggagtataatacaggatgtaactcaggatcagtacaggataagtaatgtcatgtatgtacacagtgactgcaccagcagcagaatagtgagtgcagctctggagtataatacaggatgtaactcaggatcagtacaggataagtaatgtcatgtatgtacacagtgactgcaccagcagcagaatagtgagtgcagctctggagtataatacaggatgtaactcaggatcagtacaggataagtaatgtcatgtatgtacacagtgactgcaccaccagcagcagaatagtgagtgcagctctggagtataatacaggatgtaactcaggatcagtacaggataagtaatgtcatgtatgtacacagtgactgcaccagcagcagaatagtgagtgcagctctggggtataatacaggatgtaactcaggatcagtacaggataagtaatgtcatgtatgtacacagtgactgtacaagcagcagaatagtgagtgcagctctggggtataatacaggatgtaactcaggatcagtacaggataagtaatgtcctgtatgtacacagtgactgcaccagcagcagaatagtgagtgcaactctggagtataatacaggatgtaactcaggatcagtacaggataagtaatgtcatgtatgtacacagtgactgcaccagcagcagaatagtgagtgcagctctggggtataatacaggatgtaactcaggatcagtacaggataagtaatgtcatgtatgtacacagtgactgcaccagcagcagaatagtgagtgcagctctggggtataatacaggatgtaactcaggatcagtacaggataagtaatgtcatgtatgtacacagtgactgcaccagcagcagaatagtgagtgcagctctggggtataatacaggatgtaactcaggatcagtacaggataagtaatgtcatgtatgtacacagtgactgcaccagcagcagaatagtgagtgcagctctggagtataatacaggatgtaactcaggatcagtacaggataagtaatgtcatgtatgtacacagtgactgcaccagcagcagaatactgagtgcagctctggggtataatacaggatgtaactcaggatcagtacaggataagtaatgtcatgtatgtacacagtgactgcaccagcagcagaatagtgagtgcagctttggagtataatacaggatgtaactcaggatcagtacaggataagtaatgtcatgtatgtacacagtgactgcaccagcagcagaatagtgagtgcagctctggagtataatacaggatgtaactcaggatcagtacaggataagtaatgtcatgtatgtacacagtggctgcaccagcagcagaatagtgagtgcagctctggagtataatacaggatgtaactcaggatcagtacaggataagtaatgtcatgtatgtacacagtgactgcaccagcagcagaatagtgagtgcagctgtggggtataatacaggatgtaactcaggatcagtacaggataagtaatgttatgtatgtacacagtgactgcaccaacagcagaatagtgagtgcagctctggagtataatacaggatgtaactcaggatcagtacaggataagtaatgtcatgtatgtacacagtgactgcaccagcagcagaatagtgagtgcagctctggggtataatacaggatgtaactcaggatcagtacaggataagtaatgtcatgtatgtacacagtgactgcaccagcagcagaatagtgagtgcagctctggggtataatacaggatgtaactcaggatcagtacaggataagtaatgtcatgtatgtacacagtgactgcaccagcagcagaatagtgagtgcagctccggagtataatacaggatgtaactcaggatcagtacaggataagtaatgtcatgtatgtacacagtgactgcaccagcagcagaatagtgagtgcagctctggggtataatacaggatgtaactcaggatcagtacaggataagtaatgtcatgtatgtacacagtgactgcaccagcagcagaatagtgagtgcagctctgcagtataatacaggatgtaactcaggatcagtacaggataagtaatgtcatgtatgtacacagtgactgcaccagcagcagaatagtgagtgcagctctggagtataatacaggatgtaactcaggatcagtacaggataagtaatgtcatgtatgtacacagtgactgcaccagcagcagaatagtgagtgcagctctggagtataatacaggatgtaactcaggatcagtacagggtaagtaatgtcatgtatgtacacagtgactgcaccagcagcagaatagtgagtgcagctctggagtataatactgataTCACCACTCACCGGAGTAGCTGCTGTAGGCGTCCGGAGAGTCGCGAGGAGCCGAGGTTGAGCTCCCTGAGTGCGGGCAGTCTGCAGATCTGGGAGGAGAGGTTGTGCAGGTTTTCCTCTGCTGCGGGGGAGAGGCGCCTGACGTCGATGTTGCTGTAGGGTAACTTGAGGCTCTGCAGGTGGGTGAAGCGCATCATGTGGGGGAGCAGGGAGTTCAGGCCTAGGAGCCCCAGGTTATTAAACCTCAGGTCTATCTGCCGCAGGGAGTTGGGGTTCAGCAGCTCCAGCAGCCCCACGGTGCTCCGCAGAGACAGCTCCTCCGCCCTGATATCCCTGCACTGCAGGCGCAGGGGCCCATGGGAGCTCACCAGCAGCGCCTCCCGCAGGACGCCATAGGAAGTGCTGTTCACGAACAGGTCCACCCGCACCTCCACGTACAGAGACCGGTGAGCTGACCCCAAGGCGACCCCAGCGACCTCCGCTCCTTTCCTGCGCTTCGAGACTTGCACCGTTTCCTCACATTGTTTCCTGGCGATATCGATGCAGGACTTTGCCAGGGCCACTGTGCGGGACCAGAGGCTCATGGTGTCAGGACCCTGCTCCAGCCCGTCATCATGGGTGCCCGTCATATCCAGGAGCCGCAGTCTCTGCCTCCTGCAGGGGAACCGAAGGATTTTCACAATCAGAGAACAGATCCCCCGCCTGACCCGTAGGGTGACCCTCAGGGCTCCCACCCCCCACCTGACTCGTAGGGTGACCCTCAGGCCTCCCACCCCCCACCTGACCCGTAGGGTGACCCTCAGGCCTCCCACCCCCCACCTGACCCGTAGGGTGACCCTCAGGCCTCCCACCCCCCACCTGACCCGTAGGGTGACCCTCAGGCCTCCCACCCCCCACCTGACCCGTAGGGTGACCCTCAGGGCTCCCACCCCCCACCTGACCCGTAGGGTGACCCTCAGGGCTCCCACCCCCCACCTGACCCGTAGGGTGACCCTCAGGGCTCCCACCCCCCACCTGACCCGTAGGGTGACCCTCAGGGCTCCCACCCCCCCACCTGACCCGTAGGGTGACCCTCAGGGCTCCCACCCCCCCACCTGACCCGTAGGGTGACCCTCAGGGCTCCCACCCCCCCACCTGACCCGTAGGGTGACCCTCAGGGCTCCCACCCCCCCACCTGACCCGTAGGGTGACCCTCAGGGCTCCCACCCCCCCACCTGACCCGTAGGGTGACCCTCAGGGCTCCCACCCCCCCACCTGACCCGTAGGGTGACCCTCAGGGCTCCCACCCCCCCACCTGACCCGTAGGGTGACCCTCAGGGCTCCCACCCCCCCACCTGACCCGTAGGGTGACCCTCAGGGCTCCCACCCCCCCACCTGACCCGTAGGGTGACCCTCAGGGCTCCCACCCCCCCACCTGACCCGTAGGGTGACCCTCAGGGCTCCCACCCCCCCACCTGACCCGTAGGGTGACCCTCAGGGCTCCCACCCCCCCACCTGACCCGTAGGGTGACCCTCAGGGCTCCCACCCCCCCACCTGACCCGTAGGGTGACCCTCAGGGCTCCCACCCCCCCACCTGACCCGTAGGGTGACCCTCAGGGCTCCCACCCCCCCACCTGACCCGTAGGGTGACCCTCAGGGCTCCCACCCCCCCACCTGACCCGTAGGGTGACCCTCAGGGCTCCCACCCCCCCACCTGACCCGTAGGGTGACCCTCAGGGCTCCCACCCCCCCACCTGACCCGTAGGGTGACCCTCAGGGCTCCCACCCCCCCACCTGACCCGTAGGGTGACCCTCAGGGCTCCCACCCCCCCACCTGACCCGTAGGGTGACCCTCAGGGCTCCCACCCCCCCACCTGACCCGTAGGGTGACCCTCAGGGCTCCCACCCCCCCACCTGACCCGTAGGGTGACCCTCAGGGCTCCCACCCCCCCACCTGACCCGTAGGGTGACCCTCAGGGCTCCCACCCCCCCACCTGACCCGTAGGGTGACCCTCAGGGCTCCCACCCCCCCACCTGACCCGTAGGGTGACCCTCAGGGCTCCCACCCCCCACCTGACCCGTAGGGTGACCCTCAGGGCTCCCACCCCCCCACCTGACCCGTAGGGTGACCCTCAGGGCTCCCACCCCCCCCACCTGACCCGTAGGGTGACCCTCAGGGCTCCCACCCCCCCCACCTGACCCGTAGGGTGACCCTCAGGGCTCCCACCCCCCCACCTGACCCGTAGGGTGACCCTCAGGGCTTCCCCCCCACCTGACCCGTAGGGTGACCCTGGGGTGGGGTCTCCCCTCCTGCGCCCTCCTCACCTCGGGGGTCTCCCCTCCTGCGCCCTCCTCACCTCGGGGGTCTCCCCTCCTGCGCCCTCCTCACCTCGGGGGTCTCCCCTCCTGCGCCCTCCTCACCTCGCTGGTCTCCCCTCCTGCACCCTCCTCACCTCGGTGGTCTCCCCTCCTTCTGGCCGGCCAGCTCCCCCCGCAGGTAGTCCATGACGCCCAGTATGACGGTCTGCAGACACAGCTTGTTGCTCGGCTCGTAGAGTTGCCCCTGCGGTTGGTGCTCATCTCCCTGCAGCAGCCGCTGGAGACTCAGGACGGGGAACGGCCATCGCTGCACCAAGTCCTGCAGCACCAGCGTCTTCCTGTCCAGGAACGCGGCTCTGAACAGCACCGGGTACAGCTCCTCCGGcaccagctgcagcgccctccgcAGGGAGCCGTGGTCCGACACCAACCGCCGGCTGCAGAGGAACAGGAGGGACAACATGGCGGCCGCCCCCGGGGGTCATCGCCTGCAGAAACAAGGGGTCAAAGGGCGGGTAtggaggagaggggagcagggggtgagagaaaaatgtattcattaataatatttat comes from the Engystomops pustulosus chromosome 5, aEngPut4.maternal, whole genome shotgun sequence genome and includes:
- the LRRC14 gene encoding leucine-rich repeat-containing protein 14, with product MLSLLFLCSRRLVSDHGSLRRALQLVPEELYPVLFRAAFLDRKTLVLQDLVQRWPFPVLSLQRLLQGDEHQPQGQLYEPSNKLCLQTVILGVMDYLRGELAGQKEGRPPRRQRLRLLDMTGTHDDGLEQGPDTMSLWSRTVALAKSCIDIARKQCEETVQVSKRRKGAEVAGVALGSAHRSLYVEVRVDLFVNSTSYGVLREALLVSSHGPLRLQCRDIRAEELSLRSTVGLLELLNPNSLRQIDLRFNNLGLLGLNSLLPHMMRFTHLQSLKLPYSNIDVRRLSPAAEENLHNLSSQICRLPALRELNLGSSRLSGRLQQLLRGLGTPLESLELAFCYLLPADLYYLSQSVHVSSLRKLDMSGNNLCDVLLQPFLRLLDSASSSLLYLDVMECKLDDSALAALTPVLGRCRCLRYLGLLDNPVSGRGIKALLLRSLHLADLRLVIYPFPLECYLDLEMRPEDALIRDAEKTLQFEAEVQEALVTAQRTDMVWTTDMVGHRPPEYLSS